The genomic stretch aattatctataataataaaagggtaatatgctaattagactggacatcttccggacatcattctggacatccttcctgacaaagctggggccagagggaagccagccacgggtggcctgagggaagccagcctgagtCCCAAGTGCCTGCGGGCGGCCCAAGGGAAGCTGGCTagagtcccaggtgcctgctggcggccggaggagggaagccctgatcccgggtgctggagggaagccagtcccggagggaagccagtgccggcagccgggggaaggaaggcctactcttgcatgaattttcgtgcatcgggcctctagtaaaatatattgtgaacatttaaaaatgtcagagGATCCCTTCATTTGGGAACCATGGACTGATGGCCTGAACAGTCCTCTGGCCTTGGCAGTGTTGTGATGCTGTGCGTTTCTAAATCCCATATCCATCTGGCTCTGTCAAGTGAGGGTATTGGATGCTCCAACTGGAGTGTCCTCATGTCCCTGGACTGAGGAGCGGTGGAGAGGGCCAGGCCTTGGCCACTGGcatttcccagaatcctctgGGCAATTGGGTCTGTACCTCCTTTGGTGCAGGCTCCCAGCAGATTGACCACGTTCAGGTGGGGCCCGAGGTGACTCATGATCTTCAGCTCTGACATGAGGGCTTGCTTCTCACTGCTGCGGGCTGTGGCTGAGGAAGAGAGGGGGCCTCAGGCCTGGCCCATCACTGAGGCCCCACGGAGGCCCCACTGGAGCCTATTCTGGCTCTGCCCAAGTCTGTGCTGTAAGACACAGGTGGCCAAGGGTGGCAAGGACCCACATgcaaggagaggggaagaggtgggcggggggagcaggggaggggagaggctgccAGAGGTGGGAGCAGGTTTGGAAGTCTCTTTCCTCAGAGTGGGGCTGGCCCCAGAGTGACTGTACTCCTCGTGACAGCGAATCCAAATCCGAGACAGGCCTGCCCTGCTCTGGGAGTGccgggtgtggggggaggggcaggagagaggttCGGATGCTCCCAGGACTCACATTTCAGCATCTTGACGGCCACTTTCATAGTGGCCTGAGAATGGCTCAGGCCGTGAGCCGTGGCCTCCACCACCTGCCCAAAGGCCCCGGAGCCGAGGGTACGTCCTGGGAAAAGATGACCCATCAGCTCCTGACCTACCAGGAAGCTGCATCCCCGCCCTCAGCCACCCTGGGCTTAAGGTGTTCCCCCCAATGAGGGTCCTAAAATCACAGCGCTTCACAGTCCTTCCTGGTGTCTCACTAAGTCCTAGCTGCTTTCTGGCCCATCTTGGTCCATGgaagccttcctccctcccctgaggggaGCACAGCTCCTctgcaccccccagcctcccagccagacTAAGCACAGCCCTGTCCTCAATTAACACTTTCTTTCTCGTCACACAGTCATGGGATCATAGGACCTCAATGCTGGATGGTCCCTGGGGGATTGTCTTGTCCCCATTGTACAAACGGGGAGACTGAGGGCCAGAGAGGGCAAGACATCCATCGGCCCTAAGTCTCAAAGCTAGTCACAGCAAAGCTGGGACCAGACCTCAGATCATCTTCCCGCCCGCCTCAAGTCCACACACGGCCACGTGAGGTCTCCTCGAACTGACCAAGCACAAGCTGGTCCCGGGGCAGCTCCCAGGTGGAGTCGTAAGGCAGCTGCATAGGGTCCACGTAGATGTACTCATGGCCATCGGAGCTCACAGATTCAATCACCTTCCATCGGATCTCATAGCGGGGCTTCTGCAGGACCAAGACCAGGGGTGGGTCATCAGAGGGGGTCTTGAGGCCCACTAGGTCCAGTCCCTTATGGAACGGATGGGGCAGGagacccagaggcccagagagggtcagGGGCACAgctgaagtcacacagcaagttatgGATAGAGCCGAGGCCTTCAGGGGTTCAGTGGGAACCGATGCCAAGGGGCTAAGAAGTGGCTGAGGAGTAGCTGACAGCCAAGGGCCCAGCTCATCAGAACCTCCTGCCCAGCTTCTCTCAGAGCCtcagctgctcctcagatgggaatAAAGGAGCACACAGCCCCAGAACGTGACACAGGCAGGGGTACTCTGCGGGGTGTGGACAGCCCCTCTCCATGCTGGGTCAGTCACAGCAGGGATCTCAGAAAGACGTAACGGTGGGATCTTGAAACCATGAAGTGTTGGAATCACTGGACTGGAATCTTAGAAAGATAAGACTGTGCGGTACTGCCATCCTAATTCAGGAATCTTAAAATGTCAGAAGCATAGGATGATGAAATCTCAGAACAGAACATGGAAATTACAGAGTAACAGGATTAGAATGCGGTTCAGCAGGATCCTGAAGTCTGTGGGTAAGAGTTGGAAGGATCCTGAGGCCCATGTAGTCTACCCAGCAGGTCCCATACCCTGTGTCTGGGATGGGCAGGAGTGAAGTCTGAGCAGGACCCGACAGGGGAGCAATAGAGACAGGGAACCCTGATGGCCTAGACCGGGCTGCTGCGGATGGAGGTAGCTCAGACATCCAGCATCACTCTATCATTTTACACCTGAACTCCATGCTGGGCCACAGACATGGCCAGATCCTGCGGGATTCAAGGacggggcggggtgtgtgtgtggggggggtggtccGTATAATACAATGGTGTGCTGGTCTGTATCCCTTAGGCAAGGGCGGGGCTTACCTTCTGCCAGAGCATGATGAGGATGATGAGGGAGATGATCGTGAGGACCACCAAGGCCAGGATGGCCGAGATCACCACCACCTtgaagggcagggctggaggcagaGACAAGAGCTGGCCATAAGCCAACAGGGCACTTGGCAGCTGCCTTTCTCACCCCACCTCTAGTACCACAAacccccctctgcccaccctgcccagaACAGAAGCCCCCTCTCACTCCTTTCCACAGGCTATAATGTCAGAccctcagcctctccctctgGGCCACACCTTCAGCTTCTCCCATAAATACCCATGCCCTGCAGTAACTACCTGCTGCTCAGATCACTATCGGCCTCCCCGTCCCTTCAGCCCTTGCAGGGGTCAGTGTGGCCTGTCTGCCATGGCTCCAGACCAGATGCAAGCTCCTGGCGGCCAAGCTGCGGCCCACCGGTCCTCTCCATGCTTACAGACATGCACCATGCCAGCTGCCCACATGCACAGGAATTGTACATGCATGCTTACACACTTGTATGGGATTGTGCACCCACAAGTACATGCATAGACAAACACTCGTGGGTTTACACATGGATCTGAGTGCATTCTTCATTACATGTTTACAAACCTACATTTGGAGGGTGTGTACCCATGTCTAAGGGTCAGGCATGCTCATGTGCATGGCTTACGACACACACATAGTGTACATACACTAGGCATAAGGAGATAGTGCTATTCATAGCCATGGTTTACAGACATAAGCTTGTAGGTGTACACGTGTGGCAATACTGTGCTGTTGTGTAAGTGTAGGGACATGCTCTGGTGAGTTTCACAGGGCTCCGGAGCGCCCATGGACATGCTGACTCTGGCACACTGGCACAGTCACAAGTATGGCAGGCTcgaggtgggggtaaggggtcaTCGGGGGCCAGTAGGGCTGGATGACTCACACTGGGGCACCAGGGTGACCTCCTTCACATCATCGCCCAGCAGGTTTCGCAGCGTGCAGCGCACAGACAGTGGCTGGTCCACGCGGCGCAGGCGCAGCGTGCTCACCACCTCGAACTCCTGCTCCTCCGCCCAGTACGTCACGTTAGTCTCCAGCTGGCTCTCTTCCTCGGAACTGTTCCCCAGCAGCGTGGGTGGCAGCTCGCGCGGACATCTGCCAGGGGAGCCAGCCAGGTCAGcttccaggccctgccctctcaACTATACTTCCCGCTTCCTGACCCTGAGCGGATTCTTCTGCGGTCCCTCGActgcccagcagggggcgctcCTACCCCAGAACTGAGAAGCCCAATTCACAAATTCCATTCCCTTCCTTTGACCCTCAGAATAAAGTTAAGGAAAAGGGGGCAATTTAGGTCATGCAGGGCATCTCCACGAAGCCACATTTTCTAGGACGTGACTCTAGCCTGGAACAATGTGCCCAGAGGAAGGGGCTGGACCAGATGACCTTCAGTGGGTCCTTCCAGCCAGCTGTGGGCTCCCTGGGAGACTGAGGCAGTTGTTCTGCTCACCTTTTGAGGTCACTGCAGATAGACCAGGTGAGGTGCGGCTGAGGCATGCCCCGGCCGCGACAGCGGACTGTCTGCTCCCCATTGGCAGGATGGCTCTCACTCAGCTCCAGCACATGGACAGGCACTGCATGGAGAAGGCATGGGGCCAGGCGGAGGGAAGGTCAGAACAGACAGGTAGTGAGCAAGATCCTCAGGGAGGCAGGGCAAGGTCCAGAGtctcccctgggggaggggagctgcagaCTGCAGGTGAACATAAATACTAGGAATCCCCGTGTGAAAACCGGCGGATTCCCCTTCTGGGTACTTCAAAGGGGAAGCCCCGGCAGGGTGCTAGTCTGTCTTTAACACCTCTCAGAGACTTGCTAATCTTCCCTTTTAACAAAGAGAGAGCAGGCCTCCGGATCAGGGCCCTGGGAAGGCAAGAGCAGGGAGCTCGAATTTAATAGCATTGCTTTGTTGTCTTGGCGTCGATTTAGTGGGGCTTTATGTTTATGACACTTAAGAGCGTTTTCCATCCACAATTGAGAGGTTAAATTCTctttcaaaacacatttttagaaaGTCAATGGACAAAACATTACGTCACTATCATgtcattcctctgctcaaaaccctgcAGTGACTCTTCATTTTAGTCACAGAAAAAGCCCCAGTCCACTCAAGAGCTCACGAGGACCTACACAATCTGTCCCGTCCACCCCACCACTGCCCTGTCCCAGCTCTGACCTCGTCTCCCACCACTCTCCCCATCACACTGCTCCGGCCGCTCAGGCCTTTCTGCCTCCTGTCTACGTTACTCCTGTCTACACTGCCTGGTATGCCCTTTCCTCAAACAGCCACTCGGCTAATGCCCTCACCTTCTTCAGGTCTTCACGCAACTGTCACCGCAGTGAGGCCAACCCCATCCCTGCCATTTACTGGTAAAAGGGGCAACCCTCACTGTCCCTGCCCCCAGAGCTCTCCATCCTCCCCCACATCCCTCCCGGcagcttttgctttttctttctcagcaCTTGttaccttcctttttaaaaaaatacattttattgattttttacagagaggaagagagaggggtagagagttagaaacatcaatgagagagaaacatcaatcagctgcctcctgcacaacccctactgggcatgtgcccgcaaccaaggtacatgcccttgaccggaatcgaacccaggacctttgagtccacaggctgacgctctatccactgagccaaaccggtttcggcagcacttGTTACCTTCTAACCTTACATAATTTGCTGGGGGTTTTAGCCCTACTGTTGAATGTTTGTCTTCCCCCACTAGCCACATAAAGGCAGGGCCTCAAGAAAGACCGGCATACTGGAGTTGTTCAATAAATACCTATTTAATGAGTAGTGTAGTTTAAGTGGCACGTGAGAAGGGAAAATCATGGCATTGGCCCATGAATGCCTGAGGTTTTGAAACACCAGTCTAGCCCAATGGCCAACTTgtacagctggggaaactgagcccCAGAGAGGGGTTGTGCACAGAGCAGTGGGTCAGCGTTGGCACTAAGACTGGAACCCTGTCTCCTGAGTCCCGggctccctctcctgctcctcctaGGGGTGGGTGGACAGtgtagggagggagaggaaatgggggtgggagggcaggggagggaaagcAGGGTGGAGGGCTCCTCACCGTTGATTTGCAGCTGGAAGGAGACCTGGGCCTCAGCGTCCTCGTGGAAGGCCAGCATGGTGTAGTGACCAGCCTCAGCCACCTTCACCCGCACCAGGGTCAGTTCTGACACATAcctggggagcaggccaggccaggaggccCACTGTCAGCGCTGGGAGAACGCAtacagccctccccaccctccttgtACAGACATGGCCCGGGAGGGAAAGGGGTTTGCCGAGGTCACACAGGTGTCAGTAGCAGGGCCCGGACTCACACCCATAGAATTAGTCTCCTGGCTCCCCACCTGTAGGCAGTTCCACTGCGCCAAGAGGGCGGGtaggagggctggggaggaagggttAGCAGcatttccctcctcctctgcatCTCTTCTCCTTCAGAAAGGCCTGACACTGCTTTATCCCAGCATTggcacctcaggccagcctgccgATCTCCAGCCTCAGGGCTCCCACCATGCATGGGTGGCAGGGGCCTGCCTGGCACCCTCTTCCTCAGTCATCCTGCTTTTTCTctcctcagctgcctcctgacggCTCCACCCGTCACAAGGACAACTAAACATCTGGGAGGTCATCTGACCAGTGTCTGCTTCCCCACTAGACAGGAAACTCTAGGAGGCATGGAACTGTGTGTTCAGTTCTCCGCAgcatccccagggcctggcacagcgcCCGGCAGGGTGCCTGACACGTAGTGGGCTCTCAGGAAAGATGGGCCTAGGTTTGTGGAGTAGCTGAAGGCTGTGGGCTGCCTGGCAGCTGCAGACCCTAACTTCCAGAATGGAGCGGGTAGGCGGCTGCTCACCGAGTCTCGGACACATTGCGCGTGGACAGGGCGATCTCGCCGGCGCTGGAGTCGCCCAGGGTGCGGTTGTCCTTGAACCACATGACAGTGGGCGGCGGGTAGGCCTCGAACACCACCTGCAGGGTCCGGCTCCGGTGCAGTTCCGCAAACTGTACAGCGTCCAGCTCCCTCAGCAGGCGCACGTAGCCACTCTCTGCAAGGGGCGGCTGTCAGGGCGGGGCTGTGCCTCTGGGGGCGGGGCTTCTGGAGGCAGGGCATCAGGTTTAGGAACTACCTGAGCTGGGATTGaagttggggctggggctggaattgagccagatttggggctgacatTGGTTTGGAGACCAGGTTTAAGATGGAGGCTGGAGTTGTAGATCTCACCCAGGCTGTTGGCTGAGATGAGCTGCAGCCTGGTTGAATTTAGGGAtggggctgcctgggcctgggaTGGAGTCTGGGATTGgacactggggtggggccaggcttcAGCGAGGAGGAAAGTCTAGATGGGATTAGGGTTGGATCTGTGTCTTGGTTTGGGTTTCTCCAGGACATGGAGCTCTGGTTTGAAATGTGGCTAGAGCTGGGCTGAAGGTATCCCTGTGGCTAGAGCTGGGCTGAAGGTATCCCTGTGGCTAGAGCTGGGCTGAAGGTATCCCTGTGGCTAGAGCTGGGCTGAAGGTATCCCGGGGCTGTGACAGGGTGTGGATCCAGCTCAGAGCGAGGGTTGGGGCTGAGCCCGAGGAACGCACCCACCACGGTGACATTGATGGCTTTTTCATCCTGATGGTCGTACACACTCTCAGATACATTGCAGATGTAGGTCCCCGAGTCGCCCAGCTCggcactggggatgtgcaggatGGAGCGGATGTGGGGAATATCAAAGTCGGTCACTGGCTCCACTAGCCGCCCACTCTGTGGGGACAGGTAGGGCAAGTCCCCCCAAATCAGGAAGCGTCCAAGGAGGCAGGCTGCGAGTCGAGTTAGccatccctgcctggccctccctTCAACCCCTGGCCCAGCATTACCTCCTCGCGGGGGTATGTCCACTCGAAGTTGACCACCTCGTTCCCGGTCACAATGCACGTGATGGTGATGTTCTCACCCTGGCGGACCACCGTCTGCGCTGCGTTCATTGAGACGTTGATGGATGACGCTGGTGGAGAGAGACGGGCTTCGTTAGGAAGTCACCACCAGCTGGCTACCAGCACTTCAACTTGGGGATGGGGTCGGggtccagagagggaagggatGATTTGATGTGGaagattcatttattcaacaaatatttattaaatatctgctCTATGCCAAGtactattctaggcactggggcTTTCGCAGTAAACACAACAGACAAAATTTCTGTCCTTGCGAAGCTGACATTCCAGAAGGGATAACAGTCTGGAAATCAAAGTACTCTCAGGCAATTTACTGCGTACCAGATCCCCTCCgtcttctgttttatttcatctttccAGTAATCCCATTTTACAGCAGAGAAGCAGGCTCGGAGAGATGGTGTGCTCTGTGCAAAGTCACTGaggcaggaagtggcagagctgggattcaaaccccaCAGGCTCCAAAGCCTGTGCCTTTGCCCACTGCTACATgccacccagctctgccactaacaCATCccggtgaccttgggcaaattccatcctctttctgagcctcactttcctcatctgtaagatggagaAACATGAGCTGCCTTCAAAGGCCGTAATGATAATCCCGTGACAAATGGAGCCACACACGCTGGAAAGGGCTCTACCTCTGTGAACGCTCCTACTTGCCTCTGCTGGGCATCAGGCCAGAGAGGGGGCTCACCCTGGAGGCTGTAGACATAGTAGGGCTCGGAATCCACCTCCTTGTCCCCAATGGTGGTTTTGCAGACATAGGTCTTGTCCTCAAAGGTCCCAGAGAAGCCACGTTGGTGGTCGTAGGGGATGGGCAGTGGGTCATCCACCTTCTTCTCATGCAGTGTCACCACCAGTTGTGGATCCGTCACTCGGCATGGAATTGTGGTCTCGGTTACTTCCGTGAGGAAGATGAAAAATTCCTCGGGGAAGATCGGGAGGAAGCCCATGGTGGGATCtgccaggggtgagggtggggttaAAAATGAGGGTCAGGgggagctgggcttctggctagCCCCTgaattgctgtgtgaccttgagcaggccTATTTCCCTTTCTGgccctcagttttcccattaCAGAATAAGGATGCTCTCAGAAGTCCCTTTGAGCTTTAACATTTCATGCAGACAGTACCAGGGTGGGGAAGCCCCCAGCTGAAGGGCAGCTGGTACCTGGCATGTGTAGAATGGGGACGATGGGACGTAGAAGCCAAGAGGGAGTGTATTGGAACCAGCTGAGAATGCAGAGTTCTTGGGAGCCAGGAATGgggtgggctggcagggagcagatGGATATTCAGACCAAGGGGTGGGAATGAACATACTCCTGGGCTGAGCCAGGCTGAATTCCACGATTCGCCTGCATTTCTGAGCTGCCTGCATTTCACCGCGTCACTAAAGCACTCCCTGAGCTTCCCCAGATGCCTGCAGTTGCGGAGTAAGGGCGGGAGCACAGGCCGGGGGCCTTACCTGGCACAAAGATGTAGAGCCGTTTTTGCTCACCAGCCTCCAGCTCATGGGAGTTATTATAGGCACAGAAGTATTCTCCCGTGTCTGTCCCAGTGACATTGGTCAGCGTCAGGATGCTGGAGAAATTGCCATCCTGGGTCCTGACCATTTCTTGCGGAGGCTGCTTGGACATCCGTTTCCACACCACCGGGTCTGGACCCGAGCAGGTCAGAACCAAGGTGCTGGAGACATTGAGGACAAGCTCCGGCCCCGGAGGAATGACGACCAGACCCCGGGAAGCCTGTGGTCCCAGCAACACCAGCAGGGGCAGCAACAGCGCCTGGCCTTTGGGAGAGGAGGCGTCCGATAAGGTGCCAGAGGCCAGGAGCCTCCGCACCTCTCCCAGAGCTGACACACAGAACCACACCTCCCTAATCCAAACACAGCCGGGAGCCCCCGGCGCGGAGGCCTGCTCGCTCAGTGCCCAGGGCCCGGGGCCTCCTGGCCTCCGGACCTCGGTGCCTGTCCACCCCCAGCCTAGGAGTCCTTCAGCAGCAGCCTCAGGCTGTGGCCCGTCCTCACAAAGGCGGCAGGAAATCCTCGGGAAGTCATTCCCAGCCTCCAGTTCCTGCATCATTTCCCAGGTCACTTTCGGAGCCTCTTCCCTGCAGCTGCCTCCGCTGCCCAGGTTCTGCCCGAAGCCCAGAGGTGGCCCTgcttggggagggtggggcaagGTAGCTCAGAGTGGGGCAGACTGGGGCAGGAGAGATGCTGAGGCCTCTGGGAACGCAGGCGGATGGGAGTTGGGGGTTGCCAAGTGACTGGTTCCACTTCCCATGCTGACATCCCCGGGGGAAGGATTCTgtcagccaccccaccccccacccccccagccagtCAGCCATCCTTAGTAAGCTTTACCTAGTCATCGATGGCCAATGACCATTGATTGCCTGGTCAGCTGCCCAGCCCCTGGAGAGCCGAGTACATGTACCAggcaggagtgaggggagggagtGCTGAGAGAAGCCCAGCGAGGACTTGGGAGTGCACAGCCAATGAGTGCAtggccaggcagggtggggagtCCCAGACCAGAAGCAGGCCGGCCAGACCGATGCCAGACCAATACCAGCCAGTGCTGAGAAGAGATGGGAGGCTGGGTGACTCTCAGTGAGTTGGGTGGAAAAGCTGGTGAAGGGGCATGGGGGTGGAAGGCCGAGCAAAGGATTTGAGCCAAAGGCTCTGGGCAAGCAGGGCACCCACTGGGGTTAGTGAGCTGAGGGGTGGGCAGTGGAACGGCAGGACATGGAGGCTGGGAGCACAGCAGTGCCCCTGGGTTCCCAGGCTCTGATGCTCCACCCTGCCAGCTCCAGGGTCCTGCTTAGCGACTCCCccgggcccctcccaggcccccccgTCTACCTACCTTTGAGGACAGGAGCTGGCATGGCATGCAGAAGCAGCATGGTGTCCTGCAGAGTTAAACAGGGACCAGTCAGGGCCCAGGGCGGGCAGAGGCAGTGCCAGGGCCCATCTTCGCACCTGGGTCCTGCAGAGtgagccccagcctgggccaccGAGCCTTCGTGTCCATGGCGCCGAAGTCAAACGCTACCCGTGTCCCATGGCCGAGAGGTCTCCCCGGCCCACAGGTCCCCTCCCGCTGCACGAGGCGCAGCCTCGAGGAGCTGGACCCTTCTTTGGCTCCGACCTTTCTTTGGCTCCGTGGTGACCCTGGctgagcccccccgcccctctctttGAGCCTTAGTTTCTCTATATtcacggggggcggggcggggggcttgGACTGGATGGTGTCCAGGGGCCCGCCAGCTCTAACAGCCTGTCCTCCGGGTGACAGTTCCAATACCAGGCTCTTATCTGCCAGGACAAATATTTGGGAAAGTGTGATGAAAggcctggaggagaaggagggggtaAGCCAGAACCCAGAGAACTCCCACAGCTCCACAAGCACAACAGGAAGTGGAGGTGGCTGTGGGAAGGGAAGCGGGGGAGTCAGGGCTGTGGAATGTGGGGGGAGTACCCCCACACCTGGCCCCCCTTCCCTCCGTCCTGAACtgcacagggaggcccaggggagaggggctgggggctgggccccgGGGAGGCCCCACTGCACAGCAAGCCTTGGGAGGTCCGTGGAGACTGCTGAACCCATCCCACCCCTAGtgtccagatggggaaactgaggctctgagagaaaAAGAAGTTTGCCCGAGGTTACACCGCAGAGCTTgtctgagagagagacagagagacctgGACTgatagaggtagagagagatgaagacacagagagacggagagaggggAGACAGTGATGGAGACAGAAAGCGACAACAGCAGGGACACTCCCTGAAAGACAGACTGAATTGGGAGCGTCTTTGTTCTATCTCTTCCTGTGGCCGCCGCATCCAAGGGTCCCAAACAACCACCaagagccaggctggccagggtcTGCCTGCAGCATGGGCGGGAAGGAGCCCAGAAGCAGATGGGAGTCACAGCAAGAAATGTGGGCAGTAGCCACGTGACAAGGCAACGAGGAGCCTCCCGGTGCCGTGGGTCTGCTGACTTCCCTGAGTGgctgcccagcctggcctgctcctcaGCCCACACCCAGTCCACCCCCACTGCACCCCCAACCTCACCCCTTTTAGTTTCCAGTCCAAGGCTGGGGTCCTGGCCTGAGCCCCAGCAGGGCTACCTTCTGTGCCATCACTATCTCTGTGGCCTCGGTCTCCAGCTCTCAAATGGTGCTGAGTGTACCACTTACAAAGCTGCATTTACTCATTGCTGGGACAGAGGGAAGCATCCTGGCCTGTGGACCCCCAGTCTCAGCTCTGCCCAGTACCCTGATAAGCTCTCTGAGTGAGTctacccttctcctccttctccccatcccttcaGAGCAGCCTGCCTAAGGGTCCCCTCATTACTCCCCTCTCCCAATTGTTCCAGGCTGAAAATCCAGCCCTTCTGAtgcaccccctccttcccccttccctcctacCCCAGCCCCTTCAGCTGGATGCCAGGCCTCCTCCAACGGGAGGGAGCAGCGCCATGGTGGAgccagcagcccccacagaggcccaTCTGCCCCTCGGTGGGTGCCCCTCTGACTCCCCCCCTTCCTGCCAGAGATCTCAGCCAAAGAAAATCATTAGCAGccgcggctgggggagggggtcatttcagcctccctgcccctcgcCTCTCAGCCTCCTTGGCTGGCCACACTGTTTATTATTCTAAAGGAGGAATTCGGTGGGCTGGCCTGGAGATGGGAGGTCACTGCAATTGGGGCTGGCCTGGCTCTGGAAGCCTGGGCTGTGTGGGCTGGGCcccctgggccagcagcccctGACCCTGGCTCCTCTCCTGCTGGGCCTGAGCTGGGGGCGGCTTAGAGTTTCTGAGACTCTCAGCTGGGAGGGGTCTTCTTGAACCGGCAGCAGAGGCCCAGAGATGGACAGAATCATGGCCCAGTCACACAGCAAAAAGGCAGAAGAATCGGACTCTGGGGAGAGGATAGATAGGCTGGTCAGAGGAGCTCAGGGAAAGTGTTGACaccttagagagagtggatggccCAGGGATCTGGGACTGGCTTCTCTCTTTATGAAATGGGCATTTGG from Eptesicus fuscus isolate TK198812 chromosome 6, DD_ASM_mEF_20220401, whole genome shotgun sequence encodes the following:
- the PDGFRB gene encoding platelet-derived growth factor receptor beta, with translation MLLLHAMPAPVLKGQALLLPLLVLLGPQASRGLVVIPPGPELVLNVSSTLVLTCSGPDPVVWKRMSKQPPQEMVRTQDGNFSSILTLTNVTGTDTGEYFCAYNNSHELEAGEQKRLYIFVPDPTMGFLPIFPEEFFIFLTEVTETTIPCRVTDPQLVVTLHEKKVDDPLPIPYDHQRGFSGTFEDKTYVCKTTIGDKEVDSEPYYVYSLQASSINVSMNAAQTVVRQGENITITCIVTGNEVVNFEWTYPREESGRLVEPVTDFDIPHIRSILHIPSAELGDSGTYICNVSESVYDHQDEKAINVTVVESGYVRLLRELDAVQFAELHRSRTLQVVFEAYPPPTVMWFKDNRTLGDSSAGEIALSTRNVSETRYVSELTLVRVKVAEAGHYTMLAFHEDAEAQVSFQLQINVPVHVLELSESHPANGEQTVRCRGRGMPQPHLTWSICSDLKRCPRELPPTLLGNSSEEESQLETNVTYWAEEQEFEVVSTLRLRRVDQPLSVRCTLRNLLGDDVKEVTLVPQSLPFKVVVISAILALVVLTIISLIILIMLWQKKPRYEIRWKVIESVSSDGHEYIYVDPMQLPYDSTWELPRDQLVLGRTLGSGAFGQVVEATAHGLSHSQATMKVAVKMLKSTARSSEKQALMSELKIMSHLGPHLNVVNLLGACTKGGPIYIITEYCRYGDLVDYLHRNKHTFLQHCSDKRRQPGAELYSNALPGGLPLPSHVSPGESDGGYMDMSKDESVDYVPMLDMKGDIKYADIESSNYMAPYDNYVPSAPERTCRATLINESPVLSYTDLVGFSYQVANGMEFLASKNCVHRDLAARNVLICEGKLVKICDFGLARDIMRDSNYISKGSTFLPLKWMAPESIFNSLYTTLSDVWSFGILLWEIFTLGGTPYPELPMNEQFYNAIKRGYRMAQPAHASDEIYEIMQKCWEEKFEIRPPFSQLVLLLERLLGEGYKKKYQQVDEEFLRSDHPAVLRSQARFPGFHGLRSPLDTSSVLYTAVQPNEGDNDYIIPLPDPKPEVADEGPLEGSPSLASSTLNEVNTSSTISCDSPLEPQEDPEPEPQPESQVQPEAEPEWLPDSSCPGHRAEAEDSFL